A genome region from Methylohalobius crimeensis 10Ki includes the following:
- a CDS encoding YihY family inner membrane protein produces the protein MKLRDWWEGGRAFWEYFWRRFEESHCTHSAAALSYTTLLALVPLLAVSLAIFAAFPAFNEVSDKLLNVVFENLVPAAQETIEEYMRTFAEKAKKLTGPGVVFLIITALMLMVTIEKSLNEIWRAPPYRALPRRLLVYWAVLTLGPLLIGTGIAATSQWVADFAGEGEAEGFGLLNLLPFLLEAVAFTLLYQLVPNTKVILKLAVWGGLLSAAMFEIAKAGFAFYIARFPTYEAIYGALAAVPIFLVWIYLSWMVTLIGAQFVYCLHAFRRGRHLTEAVTPERDLGLAYTVLASLWQGQRNSDLLNEAALAHRLPEISPVELDKVLAVLRGNGWVARAEAGGWLLRCDPHLVTLLDLYLSDAYILPSAAKMQSPLRSLFEEAEGALRQVLNVPLAKLFAAQDP, from the coding sequence ATGAAACTGCGTGACTGGTGGGAAGGGGGGCGCGCTTTCTGGGAATATTTCTGGCGCCGCTTCGAGGAGAGTCACTGCACCCACAGCGCGGCGGCGCTTTCCTATACTACCCTGCTGGCGCTGGTTCCCTTGTTGGCGGTGTCGCTGGCGATTTTCGCCGCTTTTCCGGCTTTCAACGAGGTCAGTGACAAGCTCCTGAACGTGGTGTTCGAGAACCTGGTGCCGGCGGCCCAGGAGACCATCGAGGAGTACATGCGTACCTTCGCCGAGAAGGCCAAAAAGCTGACCGGTCCCGGCGTCGTGTTTCTGATCATCACCGCCTTGATGCTGATGGTCACCATCGAAAAATCCCTCAACGAAATCTGGCGCGCGCCGCCTTATCGCGCCCTGCCTCGCCGTCTATTGGTGTACTGGGCGGTGTTGACTTTGGGGCCGCTTCTGATCGGCACCGGCATCGCGGCCACTTCCCAGTGGGTCGCCGACTTCGCCGGAGAAGGGGAAGCCGAAGGATTCGGTCTGCTGAACCTTTTGCCGTTTCTGTTGGAAGCGGTGGCCTTTACCTTGCTTTATCAATTGGTTCCCAACACCAAAGTCATCCTCAAATTGGCGGTGTGGGGCGGGCTTCTGAGCGCGGCCATGTTCGAAATCGCCAAGGCCGGATTTGCTTTTTATATCGCCCGGTTTCCCACTTACGAGGCGATTTACGGTGCCCTGGCGGCGGTGCCGATTTTTCTGGTATGGATCTATTTGTCGTGGATGGTGACCTTGATCGGCGCCCAGTTCGTTTATTGTCTCCATGCCTTTCGTCGAGGCAGGCATCTCACCGAAGCGGTGACCCCCGAGCGTGATCTGGGGTTGGCCTATACGGTGCTCGCGAGTCTCTGGCAAGGCCAGCGGAATTCCGATCTGTTGAACGAGGCCGCCTTGGCGCACCGTTTGCCCGAGATCAGCCCGGTGGAGTTGGACAAGGTGTTGGCCGTTTTGCGGGGCAACGGATGGGTCGCGCGCGCCGAGGCGGGAGGGTGGTTGCTGCGTTGCGACCCGCACTTGGTCACCTTGTTGGATCTTTATCTCAGCGATGCCTATATTCTCCCGTCCGCCGCGAAGATGCAATCGCCCCTGAGATCCCTTTTCGAGGAGGCGGAAGGCGCGTTGAGACAAGTCCTGAATGTGCCCTTGGCGAAATTATTCGCCGCGCAAGATCCTTGA